Proteins found in one Streptomyces sp. NBC_00461 genomic segment:
- a CDS encoding GAF domain-containing protein: MTQTDEFGEELEDFVRRVAELKAARSVSGRDLPTVLDAAIFELDHVVGQLEPWYEQLSAAGAARSGDFADRQERHLLRTVFQRLPLPVALIDKETVVRRVNGAASAFTGVRAGHATGRPLTGFLTHADRAAFRSQAAAVARGEGDRSLTVRLQQQPTVPVHATLAAVHPSGEPGTTVVVVLQPGGLGTPATPPDPPTGQIPDLAEATRHASVLDLLDAVTTALLTADREAALQAAARVLHEGFADWVIADAGPGGLSRTAVLAPPDEDAAALEAQDPATCPLVVETARTGSPALQIRPPDPDAFGRTATGSPVLVQANVTSLLCVPLKAEGSLRGVLTLFRCGPRPAFSMAEAQAMDMVSRHLALAMRPRA; this comes from the coding sequence ATGACGCAGACGGACGAATTCGGTGAAGAACTTGAAGATTTCGTGCGCCGCGTAGCGGAGTTGAAGGCCGCGAGATCCGTGTCCGGCCGGGATCTGCCCACGGTGCTGGATGCGGCGATCTTCGAACTCGACCATGTGGTAGGCCAGTTGGAGCCCTGGTACGAACAGCTGTCGGCGGCGGGCGCGGCCCGAAGCGGTGACTTTGCGGACCGGCAGGAGCGGCACCTGCTGCGCACCGTGTTCCAGCGCCTCCCACTCCCGGTGGCGCTGATCGACAAGGAGACGGTGGTGCGGCGGGTGAACGGCGCCGCGAGTGCCTTCACCGGCGTGCGCGCCGGCCATGCGACGGGCCGGCCGCTGACCGGGTTCCTCACCCACGCCGACCGGGCGGCGTTCCGCTCCCAGGCCGCGGCGGTGGCCCGCGGCGAGGGCGACCGCAGCCTCACCGTCCGCCTCCAGCAGCAGCCCACCGTCCCGGTGCACGCCACACTGGCAGCCGTGCACCCGAGCGGCGAGCCGGGCACGACGGTTGTGGTCGTGCTCCAGCCCGGCGGGCTCGGCACGCCCGCCACACCGCCGGATCCGCCGACGGGACAGATCCCCGACCTCGCCGAGGCCACCCGGCACGCGTCCGTGCTGGACCTGCTGGACGCGGTGACCACGGCCCTGCTGACCGCGGACCGGGAGGCCGCCCTTCAGGCGGCGGCGCGAGTGCTGCACGAGGGGTTCGCCGACTGGGTGATCGCCGACGCCGGCCCGGGCGGCCTGTCGCGTACGGCTGTGCTGGCCCCGCCGGACGAGGACGCGGCGGCGCTGGAAGCGCAGGATCCGGCCACCTGCCCGCTTGTCGTCGAGACGGCCCGGACCGGGTCCCCGGCGCTGCAGATACGTCCGCCGGACCCGGACGCCTTCGGCCGGACCGCCACGGGCTCCCCCGTCCTCGTACAGGCGAACGTCACGTCACTGCTGTGCGTGCCGCTGAAGGCCGAAGGCTCCCTGCGCGGGGTGCTCACCCTGTTCCGTTGCGGGCCCCGCCCGGCGTTCTCGATGGCGGAGGCGCAGGCGATGGACATGGTGTCCCGCCATCTGGCGCTGGCTATGCGGCCTCGCGCATGA
- a CDS encoding DedA family protein, which produces MTWLAATATVVPPESTQQALGYPSLFLLVLFGALVPVIPTGALVSSAAVVAFHQTAPFSLALVFVTASLAAFLGDAALYWLGRRGMGSKNGSRWLEAIRARAPEERLSQAQGKLAEHGIAVLVLSRLVPAGRIPVMLACLMADWPLRRFARGNLPACLAWAVTYQLIGILGGSLFPEPWEGVAAAVALTVVISVVPSVWKRVRSAE; this is translated from the coding sequence GTGACGTGGCTGGCCGCCACGGCGACGGTCGTGCCGCCGGAGTCCACCCAGCAGGCGCTCGGTTATCCGTCGCTGTTCCTGCTGGTGCTGTTCGGGGCGCTCGTGCCGGTGATTCCGACGGGGGCGCTGGTGAGTTCGGCGGCAGTGGTGGCGTTTCATCAGACGGCACCGTTCTCGCTGGCGCTGGTGTTCGTGACGGCGTCGTTGGCCGCGTTCCTCGGGGATGCGGCGCTGTACTGGCTCGGGCGGCGCGGGATGGGGTCGAAGAACGGGTCGCGGTGGCTGGAGGCGATCCGGGCGCGGGCGCCGGAGGAGCGGCTGTCGCAGGCTCAGGGGAAATTGGCCGAACACGGGATTGCGGTACTGGTGTTGTCCCGGCTGGTGCCGGCTGGGCGTATCCCGGTGATGCTGGCTTGCCTTATGGCCGACTGGCCGTTGCGGCGGTTCGCTCGGGGCAACCTGCCGGCGTGCCTGGCATGGGCCGTGACGTACCAACTGATCGGGATTCTGGGTGGTTCCCTGTTCCCGGAGCCTTGGGAGGGCGTGGCGGCTGCGGTTGCGCTGACCGTGGTCATCAGCGTGGTGCCGAGTGTGTGGAAACGGGTTCGATCTGCCGAGTGA
- a CDS encoding ATP-binding protein, with amino-acid sequence MQAAVSVTPARVPELLLGLATVRPVFLWGAPGIGKSSLVRDFAESLGLTCVSLLGTQLAPEDLIGVPQIRNGRSVFCPPEAIARDEPYCLFLDELNAATPDVQKAFYSLILDRRIGSYELPKGSIVIGAGNRSTDNALARPIASALVNRLTHVHLEASAKDWLTWAANNAIHPWILDHLTDRPDHLWSKPPKTEEPFSTPRSWHMLSDALHSFGQGLGEETLKVLAHGTLTPRHATAFCGYVKIVRSQFGIEAIIKGDARWPNSLADRDLLYYLADSFRGRLIKELPVSKEHMSANGRQTAYRAKSLLVQLAEISVEVAQTVIASDADGNPVLPAWFLIEAARDMPRLVEARR; translated from the coding sequence TTGCAGGCTGCCGTCAGCGTCACTCCCGCCCGTGTCCCCGAACTGCTGCTGGGCCTGGCCACCGTGCGGCCGGTCTTCCTCTGGGGTGCCCCAGGCATCGGAAAGTCCTCCCTCGTCAGGGACTTCGCCGAGTCTTTGGGGCTTACGTGTGTGAGCCTGCTCGGTACCCAGCTCGCGCCCGAGGACCTCATCGGAGTGCCCCAGATCCGGAACGGGCGCTCGGTGTTCTGCCCGCCGGAGGCCATCGCCCGCGACGAGCCGTACTGCCTGTTCCTGGACGAGCTGAACGCCGCCACACCGGATGTGCAGAAGGCGTTCTACTCCCTGATCCTCGACCGCCGTATCGGCAGCTACGAACTGCCGAAGGGCTCGATCGTCATCGGCGCCGGAAACCGGTCGACGGACAACGCGCTCGCCCGGCCCATCGCCTCCGCTCTCGTCAACCGCCTCACCCACGTCCACCTGGAGGCGTCCGCCAAGGACTGGCTGACCTGGGCCGCGAACAACGCCATCCACCCCTGGATCCTCGACCACCTCACCGACCGGCCCGACCACCTGTGGTCCAAGCCGCCGAAGACCGAGGAACCCTTCTCCACACCCCGCTCCTGGCACATGCTCTCCGACGCGCTGCACTCCTTCGGCCAGGGGCTCGGCGAGGAGACCCTGAAGGTCCTCGCGCACGGCACGCTGACACCCCGGCACGCCACCGCGTTCTGCGGCTACGTCAAGATCGTGCGCAGCCAGTTCGGCATCGAGGCGATCATCAAGGGCGACGCCCGCTGGCCGAACAGCCTCGCGGACCGCGACCTGCTCTACTACCTCGCCGACTCCTTCCGCGGCCGCCTGATCAAGGAGCTGCCGGTCAGCAAGGAGCACATGTCGGCGAACGGCCGGCAGACCGCGTACCGCGCCAAGTCGCTGCTCGTGCAGCTCGCGGAGATCTCCGTCGAGGTCGCCCAGACCGTCATCGCCTCCGACGCCGACGGCAACCCCGTCCTGCCGGCGTGGTTCCTCATCGAGGCCGCCCGGGACATGCCCCGGCTGGTGGAGGCGCGCCGGTGA
- a CDS encoding RNA polymerase sigma factor SigF encodes MPTKVSVKHHPHDDAPDTAESFRKLATLPAGQQRDTLREQVVEAWLPMADRIAGRFRNRGESIDDLRQVAALGLVKAVDRYDPALGNAFESYAVPTITGEIKRHFRDHMWTLHVPRRVQDLRNRVRFATQDLSQTISGRGPTTAEIAEHANLTEEDVRAGLEALESFTALSLDAELPGSADGYSLSDALGSADPALDTVVDRESVKPRLAALPERERTILYMRFFGGMTQSRIADELGISQMHVSRLISRCCARMRDQIMREAA; translated from the coding sequence ATGCCCACCAAAGTGAGCGTGAAGCACCACCCGCACGACGACGCCCCCGACACCGCCGAGTCCTTCCGCAAACTCGCCACGCTGCCCGCCGGCCAGCAGCGCGACACCCTGCGCGAGCAGGTCGTCGAGGCCTGGCTGCCGATGGCCGACCGGATCGCGGGACGGTTCCGCAACCGCGGCGAGAGCATCGACGACCTGCGGCAGGTCGCGGCCCTCGGCCTGGTCAAGGCCGTCGACCGTTACGACCCCGCACTCGGCAACGCCTTCGAGAGTTACGCCGTACCCACCATCACCGGCGAGATCAAGCGGCACTTCCGCGACCACATGTGGACCCTGCACGTACCGCGCCGGGTCCAGGACCTGCGCAACCGCGTCCGGTTCGCCACACAGGACCTCTCCCAGACCATTTCGGGCCGCGGGCCCACCACCGCGGAGATCGCCGAGCACGCGAACCTGACCGAGGAGGACGTCCGGGCCGGCCTGGAGGCGCTGGAGAGCTTCACCGCGCTCTCGCTCGACGCCGAACTGCCCGGCAGCGCGGACGGCTACTCCCTGAGCGACGCCCTCGGCTCCGCGGACCCCGCGCTGGACACTGTCGTGGACCGCGAGTCGGTCAAGCCCCGGCTGGCCGCGCTGCCCGAACGCGAGCGGACCATCCTGTACATGCGGTTCTTCGGCGGCATGACGCAGAGCCGCATCGCCGACGAGCTCGGGATCTCCCAGATGCACGTGTCGCGGCTGATCAGCCGGTGCTGCGCCCGGATGCGGGACCAGATCATGCGCGAGGCCGCATAG
- a CDS encoding MBL fold metallo-hydrolase: protein MPVEITWWGHATCTVADSDIRLLTDPLFAQRLAHLRRRRGALPPPGAWRADVALVSHLHADHLHVPSLERLAEGTRLLVPRGAPRAVPGLRRLTHLRVSEVAPGDRVTVGEVVVRVVPARHDGRRLPLGPHRSPALGYVIEGQARTYFAGDTGLFDDMAGEVGPVDVALLPVGGWGPYLGEGHLDAGRAAQALARLAPRIAVPVHYGTYWPIGMDAVRPHEFHAPGDEFVRLAAEYAPEVAVHRLGHGESVRLEVAR from the coding sequence GTGCCGGTGGAGATCACCTGGTGGGGTCATGCGACCTGCACGGTCGCGGATTCGGACATACGCCTGCTCACCGACCCTCTGTTCGCCCAGCGCCTCGCCCATCTCCGCCGCCGTCGCGGGGCGCTGCCGCCGCCCGGAGCGTGGCGCGCGGACGTGGCGCTTGTGTCCCATCTGCACGCCGACCACCTGCACGTTCCCTCTCTGGAGCGGCTCGCCGAGGGCACGCGCCTGCTGGTGCCCCGGGGCGCACCCCGGGCGGTGCCGGGGCTGCGCCGGCTCACTCATCTCAGGGTGAGCGAAGTGGCGCCCGGGGACCGGGTGACGGTCGGCGAGGTGGTCGTACGGGTCGTTCCCGCGCGGCACGACGGGCGGCGGCTGCCGCTGGGACCGCATCGCTCCCCCGCCCTCGGCTACGTCATCGAGGGCCAGGCGCGGACGTACTTCGCCGGGGACACCGGGTTGTTCGACGACATGGCAGGCGAGGTCGGGCCGGTCGACGTGGCGCTGCTGCCGGTGGGCGGCTGGGGACCGTATCTCGGCGAGGGGCATCTGGACGCGGGACGGGCGGCCCAGGCGCTGGCCCGGCTGGCTCCGCGCATTGCGGTGCCGGTGCACTACGGCACGTACTGGCCGATCGGGATGGACGCCGTGCGCCCGCACGAATTCCACGCGCCCGGCGACGAGTTCGTGCGCCTCGCGGCCGAGTACGCGCCCGAGGTCGCGGTGCACCGGCTCGGGCACGGGGAGAGCGTGCGGCTGGAGGTCGCGAGGTGA
- a CDS encoding phage holin family protein, with the protein MRGVRWRRVASQVGRSVTVWAVSTVTMLVLAGILPDFRLQSPDGESATHIAVTAAVGAGAFGVLSALAWPLLVRLLLLVPALVLGLLVFVLNGSLLLVALRLNPSGNAEAAPETAVVVAAVMSAVASATGAALAVRDDDAYRRRLYRLADRRRRRGPAGPSTPGTVFLQLDGVGHDVLVAAVAKGLMPTVAGWLEGSHRLTGWRTDWSSQTGASQLGILHGSNHDVPAFRWYEKDSREVMVCNRPTSAAELQRRAVERTGDGGLLTADGASRGNLFSGGADEQALVLSIATRRRGRENRSRAGYFAYFADPANAVRTAMSFVAEVGRETGQSIRARARKQRPRVARGGLYPLVRAFATVVERDVVVTAVMGDMLAGRTAVYADLVAYDEVAHHSGPTSRDAEKVLERLDRSLALIANVAEHAPRPYRIVVLSDHGQSPGETFRARYGLGLGDLVRAGCGLPVPRRARRTHSGAEARAAVRAALRRPVEEGDDQYRPSRRSEPIVLASGNLGLVSFPDVPHRMSKEEIDARHPALLTTLANHPGIGFLLVRSEEHGGVVLGAYGAEIPLDRLDEDPGPLAAFGPGAADTVRRTHSFPHTADIMVNSFHDPADGEVLAFEEQIGSHGGLGGPQGRPFLLSPTAFSEPVEDGRELVGAEAIHRVLRRWLRETDGPQIPLDAEPEERAA; encoded by the coding sequence GTGCGTGGCGTGCGTTGGCGGCGGGTCGCCAGTCAGGTGGGGCGGAGCGTCACGGTGTGGGCGGTGTCCACGGTCACCATGCTCGTCCTCGCCGGGATCCTGCCGGACTTCCGTCTCCAGTCCCCCGACGGCGAGAGCGCCACCCACATCGCCGTCACCGCCGCCGTCGGCGCCGGCGCCTTCGGTGTGCTGTCCGCCCTCGCCTGGCCACTGCTCGTACGACTGCTGCTGCTCGTGCCCGCGCTCGTACTGGGACTTCTCGTCTTCGTCCTGAACGGATCGCTGCTGCTGGTCGCCCTGCGGCTCAATCCGTCCGGCAATGCCGAGGCGGCCCCCGAGACGGCCGTCGTCGTGGCCGCCGTGATGTCCGCCGTGGCCTCCGCGACCGGCGCCGCCCTGGCCGTGCGCGACGACGACGCCTACCGGCGCCGCCTCTACCGCCTCGCCGACCGCCGCCGCAGAAGGGGGCCGGCGGGCCCGTCCACCCCGGGCACGGTGTTCCTGCAACTCGACGGCGTCGGCCACGACGTACTCGTGGCAGCCGTCGCAAAGGGCCTGATGCCCACCGTCGCCGGGTGGCTGGAGGGCAGCCACCGGCTCACCGGCTGGCGCACCGACTGGTCCAGCCAGACCGGCGCCAGCCAACTCGGCATCCTGCACGGCAGCAACCACGACGTCCCGGCGTTCCGCTGGTACGAGAAGGACAGCCGCGAGGTGATGGTCTGCAACCGGCCGACCAGCGCCGCCGAACTCCAGCGCCGTGCTGTCGAGCGCACCGGTGACGGCGGCCTCCTCACCGCCGACGGCGCCAGCCGCGGCAACCTCTTCAGCGGCGGCGCCGATGAGCAGGCCCTGGTGCTCTCCATCGCCACCCGCCGACGCGGCCGGGAGAACCGGTCCCGTGCGGGCTACTTCGCGTACTTCGCCGACCCGGCCAACGCGGTGCGCACCGCCATGTCCTTCGTCGCCGAGGTCGGCCGCGAGACAGGCCAGTCCATCCGGGCCCGCGCCAGGAAGCAGCGCCCGCGCGTCGCACGCGGCGGCCTCTATCCCCTGGTCCGCGCCTTCGCCACGGTCGTCGAGCGGGACGTCGTCGTCACCGCTGTCATGGGCGACATGCTCGCCGGGCGCACCGCCGTCTACGCCGACCTGGTGGCGTACGACGAAGTGGCGCACCACTCCGGGCCGACGAGCCGGGACGCCGAGAAGGTCCTGGAGCGCCTCGACCGCTCGCTGGCGCTGATCGCGAACGTCGCCGAGCACGCCCCGCGGCCGTACCGCATCGTCGTCCTGTCCGACCACGGACAGAGCCCCGGCGAGACCTTCCGCGCCCGCTACGGCCTGGGCCTCGGCGACCTGGTGCGGGCCGGCTGCGGGCTGCCCGTACCGCGCAGGGCGCGGCGCACCCACAGCGGCGCCGAGGCCCGCGCGGCCGTGCGTGCGGCGCTGCGCCGGCCCGTGGAGGAGGGCGACGACCAGTACCGCCCTTCCCGCCGCTCGGAGCCGATCGTGCTGGCCTCCGGCAACCTCGGCCTGGTCTCCTTCCCGGACGTGCCGCACCGGATGAGCAAGGAGGAGATCGACGCCCGGCACCCGGCGCTGCTGACGACGCTCGCCAACCATCCCGGCATCGGCTTCCTGCTGGTGCGCAGCGAGGAGCACGGCGGGGTCGTGCTCGGCGCGTACGGCGCCGAGATCCCGCTGGACCGGCTCGACGAGGACCCGGGCCCGCTGGCCGCCTTCGGGCCCGGTGCCGCCGACACCGTCCGCCGCACGCACTCCTTCCCTCACACTGCCGACATCATGGTCAACTCCTTCCATGACCCGGCCGACGGCGAGGTCCTCGCCTTCGAGGAGCAGATCGGCTCGCACGGCGGGCTCGGCGGCCCGCAGGGCAGACCCTTCCTGCTCTCCCCGACCGCCTTCTCCGAGCCGGTCGAGGACGGGCGGGAACTCGTCGGCGCGGAGGCGATCCACCGCGTGCTGCGGCGCTGGCTGCGGGAGACGGACGGCCCCCAGATACCCCTGGACGCGGAGCCGGAGGAACGGGCCGCCTGA
- a CDS encoding aminotransferase class I/II-fold pyridoxal phosphate-dependent enzyme, which translates to MRRTDPEGHGPVRYGPPLPEDGLPVLPALADVLAGAAARAEGEPIGGGPELIEAAGGYWRRRGLATEPGLVAAGPGAHSLLLALTAALGGDVLVPRPCAAWWAPYARLLGRPVFHVATPAECGGVPDPYALLETVRRVRAEGGDPRLLVLSVADDPTATVAPPEVLHECVEAAAGEGLHLVSDETWRDTLHHPHDTVLLSPAEMLPDRVTVVTDLAGALLPTAWPAAVARFPAGEAGRDLHARVLDVLTALGAHVAGPVAAPAAHALREPEPVTARVTAAVRLHARVAAAVHAAVVAAGALSLPPQAGRHLYADLGPLRPALTAHGVGDAQELEDFLTTRLGMPAPGGHRFGDELGALRVRLSTGPLLGRTDEERAECLSSPAPLELPHVQRALSHVKSVFDDLRDDAQRWEPPR; encoded by the coding sequence ATGCGGCGGACGGACCCGGAAGGCCACGGCCCCGTCCGGTACGGGCCGCCGTTGCCCGAGGACGGGCTGCCCGTACTGCCCGCACTGGCCGACGTACTCGCCGGGGCCGCCGCCCGCGCCGAGGGGGAGCCGATCGGTGGCGGACCGGAGCTGATCGAGGCCGCGGGCGGCTACTGGCGGCGGCGCGGTCTGGCCACCGAGCCGGGCCTCGTGGCCGCCGGTCCCGGGGCACACTCGCTGCTGCTCGCGCTGACCGCCGCGCTCGGCGGCGACGTCCTGGTGCCGAGACCCTGCGCGGCCTGGTGGGCGCCGTACGCACGCCTGTTGGGAAGACCCGTCTTCCATGTCGCGACGCCGGCCGAGTGCGGTGGCGTCCCGGATCCTTACGCGCTCCTGGAGACCGTGCGCAGAGTGCGCGCCGAGGGCGGGGACCCGCGACTGCTCGTCCTGTCGGTCGCGGACGACCCCACCGCCACCGTCGCCCCGCCCGAGGTGCTGCACGAGTGCGTCGAGGCCGCCGCCGGGGAGGGCCTGCACCTGGTCAGCGACGAGACCTGGCGCGACACCCTGCACCATCCGCACGACACCGTGCTGCTCAGCCCCGCCGAGATGCTGCCCGACCGGGTCACCGTCGTCACCGATCTGGCGGGCGCGCTGCTGCCGACGGCCTGGCCGGCCGCGGTGGCCCGTTTCCCGGCCGGCGAGGCGGGCCGTGACCTCCACGCGCGCGTGCTCGACGTGCTGACCGCGCTCGGCGCCCACGTCGCCGGCCCGGTCGCCGCCCCCGCCGCACACGCGCTGCGAGAGCCCGAGCCGGTCACCGCGCGGGTGACCGCCGCCGTGCGCCTGCACGCACGCGTGGCCGCCGCGGTGCACGCGGCCGTCGTCGCGGCGGGCGCCCTGTCCCTGCCCCCGCAGGCGGGCCGCCACCTGTACGCCGACCTCGGCCCGCTCCGCCCAGCGCTCACCGCACACGGTGTCGGCGACGCGCAGGAACTGGAGGACTTCCTCACCACCCGGCTCGGCATGCCCGCGCCGGGCGGCCACCGCTTCGGCGACGAACTCGGCGCGCTGCGCGTACGGCTGTCCACCGGCCCGCTGCTGGGCCGTACGGACGAGGAACGCGCGGAATGCCTCAGCTCACCCGCGCCGTTGGAACTGCCACACGTGCAACGCGCGTTGAGTCATGTGAAGTCGGTCTTCGACGATCTCCGCGACGACGCTCAGCGATGGGAGCCTCCTCGATGA
- a CDS encoding ANTAR domain-containing response regulator, whose translation MPETGQHARRWGTEPAEPALVGRRLSELVEEAVRCTVDCCGASGLVAEGGSERPAAVSHPDLAPLVAVQLQSGDGPIPAALEHGEPARSPDLLREDRWPDYRALALDSGVRSSVTLPFRRAGLAVTLSLYSFRPGALEDAPHGAVRALGDLAMTCIVRDRSYRAALTELDQLGTALRSRPLIDQACGIVMHVLGCDADDAFGVLRRISQVSNRKLSDVASAVVERRGRGLERDLAALMN comes from the coding sequence ATGCCGGAAACCGGGCAGCACGCCCGCCGTTGGGGTACGGAGCCCGCCGAGCCCGCTCTTGTGGGGCGGCGACTGTCGGAACTGGTCGAGGAGGCCGTGCGCTGCACCGTCGACTGCTGCGGAGCGAGCGGCCTGGTGGCCGAGGGCGGCAGCGAACGGCCCGCCGCCGTCAGCCATCCCGACCTCGCCCCGCTCGTCGCCGTACAGCTCCAGTCCGGGGACGGACCCATCCCGGCCGCCCTGGAACACGGGGAGCCCGCCCGGTCCCCGGACCTGCTGCGCGAGGACCGCTGGCCGGACTACCGTGCCCTGGCGCTCGACTCGGGGGTGCGCTCCAGCGTCACGCTGCCCTTCCGGCGGGCCGGCCTCGCGGTGACCCTCAGCCTCTACAGCTTCCGGCCCGGCGCCCTGGAGGACGCCCCGCACGGAGCTGTCCGGGCGCTCGGCGACCTCGCCATGACATGTATCGTCCGCGACCGTTCCTACCGGGCCGCGCTCACCGAACTCGACCAGCTCGGTACGGCCCTGCGCTCCCGTCCCCTCATCGACCAGGCCTGCGGCATCGTCATGCATGTGCTGGGCTGCGACGCGGACGACGCCTTCGGGGTGCTGCGCCGCATCTCGCAGGTCAGCAACCGCAAGCTGTCCGACGTGGCGTCGGCGGTGGTCGAGCGGCGGGGCAGGGGGCTGGAACGAGACCTGGCCGCGCTGATGAACTGA
- a CDS encoding MBL fold metallo-hydrolase: MTQQTESTTTTSRTSSSGTSTSSITSSSISTSTTTRTSTTTRTTAGEVGDPACAAPFAPPFPPLAEPRPLGEPRVWPRTFHDRLTAPLPSLKSMARFAREGSVRPGREGLADIPRLPFAPAPLPRVDARTVAVSWAGHASWVVRIGGLTVLTDPVWSRRILGTPARITPVGIPWNTLPRVDAVVISHNHYDHLDAPTLRRLPRDTPVFVPAGLGGWFRRRRFTTITELDWWEAAELNGVRFDFVPAHHWSKRTLTDTCRTLWGGWVLTDSDGRRVHFAGDTGYGHWFARIGERYPGIDLALLPIGAYDPRWWLSDVHCDPEEAVRAAQDLGARRVAPMHWATFVLSAEPVLEPLTRVRAAWEKAGLDREDLWDLPVGGSRVLD; encoded by the coding sequence ATGACGCAACAGACCGAGTCGACCACCACCACGAGCAGGACCAGTTCGAGCGGCACCAGCACGAGCAGCATCACTTCGAGCAGCATCAGTACGAGTACGACGACACGTACGAGTACGACGACACGTACGACCGCCGGGGAGGTCGGCGATCCGGCGTGCGCAGCCCCGTTCGCGCCCCCGTTCCCGCCGCTCGCCGAACCCCGCCCGCTGGGCGAGCCCCGGGTGTGGCCGCGAACCTTCCACGACCGCCTGACCGCCCCGCTGCCCAGTCTCAAGTCCATGGCCCGCTTCGCCCGCGAGGGCTCCGTCCGCCCCGGGCGCGAGGGCCTCGCCGACATCCCCAGGCTTCCCTTCGCACCCGCGCCGCTGCCCCGCGTCGACGCCCGTACCGTCGCCGTCTCCTGGGCGGGACACGCCAGTTGGGTGGTCCGGATCGGCGGACTGACCGTCCTCACCGATCCCGTCTGGTCCCGCCGCATCCTCGGCACGCCCGCCCGCATCACCCCGGTCGGCATCCCCTGGAACACCCTGCCGCGCGTCGACGCCGTCGTCATCAGCCACAACCACTACGACCACCTGGACGCCCCCACACTGCGCCGACTCCCGCGCGACACCCCGGTGTTCGTGCCGGCGGGACTGGGCGGCTGGTTCCGCCGCCGCCGCTTCACCACCATCACGGAACTGGACTGGTGGGAGGCGGCCGAACTGAACGGCGTCCGCTTCGACTTCGTCCCCGCCCACCACTGGTCCAAGCGCACCCTCACCGACACCTGCCGCACCCTGTGGGGCGGTTGGGTCCTCACCGACTCCGACGGTCGGCGCGTCCACTTCGCGGGCGACACGGGGTACGGCCACTGGTTCGCCCGCATCGGCGAGCGCTACCCGGGCATCGACCTCGCCCTCCTCCCGATCGGCGCCTACGACCCACGCTGGTGGCTCAGCGACGTCCACTGCGACCCGGAGGAGGCGGTACGGGCGGCCCAGGACCTCGGTGCGAGAAGGGTGGCGCCCATGCACTGGGCGACGTTCGTCCTGTCCGCCGAGCCGGTCCTGGAACCGCTCACACGCGTGCGTGCGGCCTGGGAGAAGGCGGGCCTGGACCGAGAGGACCTGTGGGACCTGCCGGTAGGAGGATCCCGGGTTCTTGACTAG